A stretch of the Opisthocomus hoazin isolate bOpiHoa1 chromosome 2, bOpiHoa1.hap1, whole genome shotgun sequence genome encodes the following:
- the TBX18 gene encoding T-box transcription factor TBX18 isoform X3 — translation MADKRRSSPGTTMSLKAHAFSVEALIGAEKQQQQQQQQPPPRQPKRRKLGGEDEAAEDEAGSGRCSKGSPAAATAAGRTCGEMELGCAARAPAGGCEEGFLAASPPASPGGSPKGSRPGSPPPTPQSPRVDLQGAELWKRFHEIGTEMIITKAGRRMFPAMRVKISGLDPHQQYYIAMDIVPVDNKRYRYVYHSSKWMVAGNADSPVPPRVYIHPDSPASGETWMRQVISFDKLKLTNNELDDQGHIILHSMHKYQPRVHVIRKDCGDDLSPVKPIPSGEGVKAFSFPETVFTTVTAYQNQQITRLKIDRNPFAKGFRDSGRNRMGLEALVESYAFWRPSLRTLTFEDIPGIPKQDIGKHCHSLSQ, via the exons ATGGCCGACAAGCGGCGGTCCTCGCCCGGCACCACCATGAGCCTGAAGGCTCACGCCTTCTCCGTGGAGGCACTCATCGGGGccgagaagcagcagcagcagcagcagcagcagccgccgccgcggcaGCCGAAGCGGCGGAAGCTGGGCGGAGAGGACGAGGCGGCGGAGGACGAAGCGGGCAGCGGCCGCTGCTCCAagggctcccccgccgccgccaccgccgccggccGGACCTGCGGCGAGATGGAGCTGGGCtgcgccgcccgcgcccccgccg GCGGCTGTGAGGAGGGCTTCCTggcggcctccccgcccgcctcccccggCGGCTCCCCCAAGGGCTCTCGGCCGGGCTCGCCGCCTCCCACGCCGCAGTCGCCGCGGGTGGATCTGCAGGGAGCCGAGCTCTGGAAGCGCTTCCACGAGATCGGCACCGAGATGATCATCACCAAGGCAGGAAG GCGGATGTTTCCCGCAATGAGAGTGAAGATCTCAGGTTTAGACCCACACCAGCAGTATTATATCGCCATGGATATTGTGCCAGTGGATAACAAAAGATACAG GTATGTTTATCATAGCTCGAAGTGGATGGTGGCTGGTAATGCTGACTCCCCAGTACCGCCTCGTGTTTATATTCACCCCGATTCACCCGCCTCCGGGGAGACGTGGATGAGACAAGTCATCAGCTTCGACAAACTGAAGCTTACCAATAATGAGCTGGACGATCAAGGGCAC ATTATCCTTCACTCTATGCATAAATATCAGCCTCGTGTCCACGTCATCCGAAAAGACTGTGGAGATGATCTGTCCCCTGTCAAGCCTATCCCTTCAGGAGAAGGGGTGAAAGCCTTCTCCTTTCCAGAGACAGTTTTCACTACTGTCACAGCATACCAAAATCAACAG ATAACTCGTCTGAAGATTGATAGGAATCCGTTCGCCAAAGGATTTAGGGATTCGGGACGTAACAG AATGGGACTGGAAGCTCTGGTAGAGTCTTATGCCTTCTGGAGACCTTCACTGAGGACACTTACATTTGAAGATATACCTGGAATACCCAAACAAG
- the TBX18 gene encoding T-box transcription factor TBX18 isoform X2, with product MADKRRSSPGTTMSLKAHAFSVEALIGAEKQQQQQQQQPPPRQPKRRKLGGEDEAAEDEAGSGRCSKGSPAAATAAGRTCGEMELGCAARAPAGGCEEGFLAASPPASPGGSPKGSRPGSPPPTPQSPRVDLQGAELWKRFHEIGTEMIITKAGRRMFPAMRVKISGLDPHQQYYIAMDIVPVDNKRYRYVYHSSKWMVAGNADSPVPPRVYIHPDSPASGETWMRQVISFDKLKLTNNELDDQGHIILHSMHKYQPRVHVIRKDCGDDLSPVKPIPSGEGVKAFSFPETVFTTVTAYQNQQITRLKIDRNPFAKGFRDSGRNRMGLEALVESYAFWRPSLRTLTFEDIPGIPKQALVLTGAFENTDHSLLLMRLLQSDKDTGRCLW from the exons ATGGCCGACAAGCGGCGGTCCTCGCCCGGCACCACCATGAGCCTGAAGGCTCACGCCTTCTCCGTGGAGGCACTCATCGGGGccgagaagcagcagcagcagcagcagcagcagccgccgccgcggcaGCCGAAGCGGCGGAAGCTGGGCGGAGAGGACGAGGCGGCGGAGGACGAAGCGGGCAGCGGCCGCTGCTCCAagggctcccccgccgccgccaccgccgccggccGGACCTGCGGCGAGATGGAGCTGGGCtgcgccgcccgcgcccccgccg GCGGCTGTGAGGAGGGCTTCCTggcggcctccccgcccgcctcccccggCGGCTCCCCCAAGGGCTCTCGGCCGGGCTCGCCGCCTCCCACGCCGCAGTCGCCGCGGGTGGATCTGCAGGGAGCCGAGCTCTGGAAGCGCTTCCACGAGATCGGCACCGAGATGATCATCACCAAGGCAGGAAG GCGGATGTTTCCCGCAATGAGAGTGAAGATCTCAGGTTTAGACCCACACCAGCAGTATTATATCGCCATGGATATTGTGCCAGTGGATAACAAAAGATACAG GTATGTTTATCATAGCTCGAAGTGGATGGTGGCTGGTAATGCTGACTCCCCAGTACCGCCTCGTGTTTATATTCACCCCGATTCACCCGCCTCCGGGGAGACGTGGATGAGACAAGTCATCAGCTTCGACAAACTGAAGCTTACCAATAATGAGCTGGACGATCAAGGGCAC ATTATCCTTCACTCTATGCATAAATATCAGCCTCGTGTCCACGTCATCCGAAAAGACTGTGGAGATGATCTGTCCCCTGTCAAGCCTATCCCTTCAGGAGAAGGGGTGAAAGCCTTCTCCTTTCCAGAGACAGTTTTCACTACTGTCACAGCATACCAAAATCAACAG ATAACTCGTCTGAAGATTGATAGGAATCCGTTCGCCAAAGGATTTAGGGATTCGGGACGTAACAG AATGGGACTGGAAGCTCTGGTAGAGTCTTATGCCTTCTGGAGACCTTCACTGAGGACACTTACATTTGAAGATATACCTGGAATACCCAAACAAG
- the TBX18 gene encoding T-box transcription factor TBX18 isoform X1 yields the protein MADKRRSSPGTTMSLKAHAFSVEALIGAEKQQQQQQQQPPPRQPKRRKLGGEDEAAEDEAGSGRCSKGSPAAATAAGRTCGEMELGCAARAPAGGCEEGFLAASPPASPGGSPKGSRPGSPPPTPQSPRVDLQGAELWKRFHEIGTEMIITKAGRRMFPAMRVKISGLDPHQQYYIAMDIVPVDNKRYRYVYHSSKWMVAGNADSPVPPRVYIHPDSPASGETWMRQVISFDKLKLTNNELDDQGHIILHSMHKYQPRVHVIRKDCGDDLSPVKPIPSGEGVKAFSFPETVFTTVTAYQNQQITRLKIDRNPFAKGFRDSGRNRMGLEALVESYAFWRPSLRTLTFEDIPGIPKQGNAGSSTLLQGSGSGVPSTHPHLLPGSPCSSPAFHLSPNTSQLCSLAPADYTACARSGLTLNRYSTSLAETYNRLTNQTSETFAPPRTPSYVGVSSSTTVNMSMSGNDGDAFSCPQTGLSMQISGMSPQLQYIMPSPSSNAFTTNQTHQGSYNTFRLHSPCALYGYNFSTSPKLAASPEKIVSSQGSFLGSSPSGTMTDRQMLPPVEGVHLLSSGGQQNFFDSRTLGSLTLSSSQVSAHMV from the exons ATGGCCGACAAGCGGCGGTCCTCGCCCGGCACCACCATGAGCCTGAAGGCTCACGCCTTCTCCGTGGAGGCACTCATCGGGGccgagaagcagcagcagcagcagcagcagcagccgccgccgcggcaGCCGAAGCGGCGGAAGCTGGGCGGAGAGGACGAGGCGGCGGAGGACGAAGCGGGCAGCGGCCGCTGCTCCAagggctcccccgccgccgccaccgccgccggccGGACCTGCGGCGAGATGGAGCTGGGCtgcgccgcccgcgcccccgccg GCGGCTGTGAGGAGGGCTTCCTggcggcctccccgcccgcctcccccggCGGCTCCCCCAAGGGCTCTCGGCCGGGCTCGCCGCCTCCCACGCCGCAGTCGCCGCGGGTGGATCTGCAGGGAGCCGAGCTCTGGAAGCGCTTCCACGAGATCGGCACCGAGATGATCATCACCAAGGCAGGAAG GCGGATGTTTCCCGCAATGAGAGTGAAGATCTCAGGTTTAGACCCACACCAGCAGTATTATATCGCCATGGATATTGTGCCAGTGGATAACAAAAGATACAG GTATGTTTATCATAGCTCGAAGTGGATGGTGGCTGGTAATGCTGACTCCCCAGTACCGCCTCGTGTTTATATTCACCCCGATTCACCCGCCTCCGGGGAGACGTGGATGAGACAAGTCATCAGCTTCGACAAACTGAAGCTTACCAATAATGAGCTGGACGATCAAGGGCAC ATTATCCTTCACTCTATGCATAAATATCAGCCTCGTGTCCACGTCATCCGAAAAGACTGTGGAGATGATCTGTCCCCTGTCAAGCCTATCCCTTCAGGAGAAGGGGTGAAAGCCTTCTCCTTTCCAGAGACAGTTTTCACTACTGTCACAGCATACCAAAATCAACAG ATAACTCGTCTGAAGATTGATAGGAATCCGTTCGCCAAAGGATTTAGGGATTCGGGACGTAACAG AATGGGACTGGAAGCTCTGGTAGAGTCTTATGCCTTCTGGAGACCTTCACTGAGGACACTTACATTTGAAGATATACCTGGAATACCCAAACAAG GAAATGCAGGTTCCTCTACTTTACTCCAGGGGTCTGGCAGTGGAGTGCCATCTACCCACCCTCACCTTTTACCGGGTTCCCCTTGCTCCTCTCCAGCCTTCCACCTCAGTCCCAACACTAGCCAGCTCTGTAGCCTTGCTCCAGCTGACTACACGGCTTGTGCCCGCTCAGGCTTGACCCTGAACAGATACAGCACGTCTTTGGCCGAGACCTACAACAGGCTCACAAACCAAACCAGTGAGACGTTCGCACCCCCGAGGACTCCCTCCTATGTTGGTGTGTCGAGTAGCACGACTGTGAATATGTCGATGAGTGGCAATGACGGGGATGCATTCAGCTGCCCACAGACTGGCTTATCCATGCAGATTTCAGGGATGTCTCCGCAGCTCCAGTACATCATGCCATCCCCGTCCAGCAATGCCTTTACCACTAATCAAACCCACCAAGGCTCCTACAACACGTTCAGGCTGCACAGTCCCTGTGCACTCTATGGATATAACTTCTCCACATCCCCTAAACTGGCTGCCAGTCCTGAGAAAATTGTTTCTTCCCAAGGAAGTTTCTTGGGGTCCTCGCCAAGTGGAACCATGACGGATCGGCAGATGTTGCCCCCCGTGGAAGGAGTGCACTTACTTAGCAGTGGGGGGCAGCAGAATTTCTTTGACTCTAGGACCCTAGGAAGCTTAACACTCTCGTCTTCTCAAGTGTCTGCACATATGGTTTGA